Proteins found in one Sporosarcina jeotgali genomic segment:
- a CDS encoding methionine ABC transporter permease, whose amino-acid sequence MKVDWTTFWPRIIESTGETVLMVIATLVFGSILGISIGLLLYVTRKGNILEKQWVFQTLNILINIIRPIPFIIFLVALSPVTRAVVGSTIGTWAAIFPMTIAASFGIARIVENNLVGIEPGVVEAAKAMGASPLQIIFTVLIREALGPLILGLTFVTISLIDFSAMAGTVGGGGLGHVAMTYGYQRFDGSVMLVTVVILIILVQVAQWIGNTFSRKVMRR is encoded by the coding sequence ATGAAAGTTGATTGGACCACATTTTGGCCCAGAATTATAGAGTCTACGGGCGAGACGGTTCTAATGGTCATTGCAACGCTCGTCTTTGGCTCGATTTTGGGAATCAGTATCGGCTTACTGCTTTACGTAACGAGAAAAGGAAACATTTTAGAGAAGCAATGGGTGTTTCAAACGTTGAATATCCTTATCAATATCATACGTCCAATTCCATTCATCATATTTCTTGTTGCATTAAGTCCTGTTACACGAGCGGTTGTAGGTTCCACAATCGGAACGTGGGCAGCAATCTTTCCAATGACAATCGCAGCCTCATTTGGAATCGCCAGGATTGTAGAAAATAATTTAGTCGGAATAGAACCCGGCGTGGTAGAAGCAGCTAAAGCAATGGGAGCGAGCCCTTTGCAAATCATATTTACAGTTCTCATACGGGAGGCTCTGGGTCCTCTGATCCTTGGTTTGACATTCGTAACGATTAGTTTGATAGATTTCTCTGCAATGGCCGGTACTGTTGGCGGGGGAGGATTGGGACACGTCGCTATGACATACGGATATCAGCGTTTTGATGGAAGTGTCATGCTGGTTACAGTAGTGATTCTGATAATCCTAGTCCAAGTAGCTCAATGGATAGGAAACACGTTTTCAAGAAAAGTTATGAGACGCTAG
- a CDS encoding methionine ABC transporter ATP-binding protein: MIEFKQAAKTFQIGKRKVTAVNNVSLSVAQGEIFGIIGFSGAGKSTLLRLVNMLERPTTGSIQVQGVDLASLSQKDLRKLRRRIGMIFQNFNLFTSRTVAGNVAYPLKLGGVPKKEISARVAELLDFVGLSDKANDYPEQLSGGQKQRVGIARALATSPDILICDEATSALDPDTTADILRLLKKVNKELGITILLITHEMHVIQEICDRVAVMEDGEVIETGSVFDTFTNPQHPTTQRFIQSIQQDLPSDTLLQEWRAKGGRKLYRVIFKGEIASDPVLSRLTQQFGVNFNIVYGSIRELQEKFFGNLLVSFDGDERSVDSLLAALKETVEIEEVAVHES; the protein is encoded by the coding sequence GTGATTGAATTTAAACAGGCAGCTAAAACATTTCAAATCGGAAAGCGCAAAGTAACGGCTGTTAATAATGTGAGTTTGTCCGTTGCACAAGGAGAGATTTTTGGCATCATCGGGTTTAGCGGCGCGGGGAAGAGCACATTATTGCGCCTCGTTAATATGCTGGAGCGTCCAACCACTGGCTCAATTCAAGTCCAAGGTGTAGACCTCGCCTCTCTTTCTCAAAAAGATCTAAGAAAGCTTAGGCGCCGAATCGGAATGATCTTTCAGAACTTTAATCTGTTTACTTCCCGCACGGTTGCAGGAAATGTGGCATACCCGCTTAAACTAGGGGGCGTACCTAAAAAAGAAATTTCTGCGCGGGTAGCAGAACTATTGGACTTTGTCGGACTGTCTGATAAAGCGAATGATTACCCCGAACAACTTTCAGGCGGTCAAAAGCAGCGCGTAGGAATTGCAAGAGCATTGGCAACTTCGCCAGATATTTTGATCTGCGATGAGGCAACGTCCGCCTTAGACCCAGACACGACAGCCGATATTCTTAGACTCTTAAAAAAAGTGAACAAGGAACTGGGAATCACGATTTTATTGATCACACATGAGATGCACGTTATTCAAGAAATATGTGATCGTGTCGCTGTGATGGAGGACGGAGAAGTAATTGAGACAGGGTCTGTATTCGACACATTTACAAATCCGCAGCATCCGACTACGCAGCGATTCATTCAATCGATCCAGCAGGATCTTCCCTCTGATACATTGCTTCAAGAGTGGCGTGCAAAGGGAGGGAGAAAACTGTATCGTGTCATTTTTAAAGGAGAGATAGCAAGTGATCCAGTTCTTTCAAGGCTCACACAGCAATTTGGAGTGAATTTCAATATTGTGTACGGGTCCATTCGTGAACTGCAAGAGAAGTTTTTCGGGAATTTGTTAGTTTCATTTGACGGGGATGAGCGTTCCGTAGATTCGCTGCTTGCTGCATTGAAAGAAACCGTGGAAATTGAGGAGGTTGCTGTACATGAAAGTTGA
- a CDS encoding AbrB/MazE/SpoVT family DNA-binding domain-containing protein translates to MKSTGIVRKVDELGRVVIPIELRRTLGIAQKDALEIYVDDDKIILKKYMPNMTCSVTGEVSDDNLTLIDGKLILSPEGAKQLIAEIEDKMS, encoded by the coding sequence ATGAAATCTACTGGAATCGTACGTAAGGTCGACGAACTCGGCCGTGTAGTTATCCCTATCGAACTGCGTCGGACACTCGGCATAGCTCAAAAAGACGCGCTGGAAATCTATGTGGATGATGATAAAATCATCTTGAAGAAATACATGCCTAATATGACATGTTCAGTTACTGGAGAAGTGTCAGATGACAATTTAACATTGATCGATGGTAAATTAATCCTCAGTCCTGAAGGTGCTAAGCAGCTAATCGCTGAAATTGAAGACAAAATGTCTTGA
- a CDS encoding MetQ/NlpA family ABC transporter substrate-binding protein: MKKVLIYLGTALLLLTLGACSQKTSGEENDSKKVRIGVTGSDGEVWPILKEKAEAEGIEIELIEFADYTLPNQALANGDIDLNSFQHIAFLSQFTKENNADLTPIGATIIAPMGIYSEKLKSIDDIEDGARIAIPDDPSNQARALKLLESAGLIKLADDFGLFGDPSKIVKNPKNLDIYPIVAQQTPRVLPDVAASIINNGVAGQAGFDPVKDPIYLEDSDDDNTLPYVNIFATRTADENNETYLRIVELYHDEDVKKAVETDTNGGSVVVDISKEELLNVYKGL, from the coding sequence ATGAAAAAAGTACTTATCTATTTAGGAACTGCCTTACTTTTACTGACGCTCGGAGCTTGCAGCCAAAAGACATCGGGAGAAGAAAACGATTCGAAAAAAGTGAGAATTGGTGTGACAGGATCAGACGGTGAAGTATGGCCGATCCTTAAGGAGAAAGCCGAAGCAGAAGGAATTGAAATTGAACTCATTGAGTTTGCCGATTACACTTTACCGAACCAAGCACTGGCAAACGGAGATATTGACTTGAACTCCTTCCAGCACATTGCATTCTTAAGTCAGTTCACCAAAGAAAATAATGCAGACTTAACACCAATTGGCGCCACAATCATTGCACCGATGGGGATTTACTCAGAAAAGCTGAAGTCTATTGATGATATTGAAGATGGAGCACGTATCGCAATTCCAGATGATCCATCTAACCAGGCACGTGCTTTGAAGTTACTGGAATCGGCGGGCTTGATTAAACTGGCAGATGATTTCGGATTATTCGGAGATCCTTCAAAGATTGTCAAAAATCCTAAGAACCTCGACATTTATCCAATAGTAGCTCAGCAAACTCCACGCGTACTGCCGGATGTTGCGGCTTCCATCATTAATAATGGAGTCGCTGGACAAGCAGGTTTTGATCCGGTGAAAGATCCTATCTATTTAGAAGACAGCGATGACGACAATACATTGCCCTATGTCAACATCTTTGCAACGAGAACTGCGGATGAAAACAATGAGACGTATTTACGGATTGTCGAATTGTATCACGATGAAGACGTGAAAAAAGCGGTTGAGACAGATACAAATGGCGGCTCTGTCGTAGTTGATATTTCTAAGGAAGAATTACTGAATGTCTATAAAGGACTATAA